One genomic segment of Arthrobacter sp. zg-Y1110 includes these proteins:
- a CDS encoding nucleoside-diphosphate sugar epimerase/dehydratase gives MRQKPTDNSHLPREEKPVLWLWSQYMLDSLAWIVSIGLALVLRYELTVEQINPGGLAVFCGVAVLTQLIVGYSFALYRGRYSFGSFHEMRLLAVVTLIVSAILVLASALFGLVIDIPRSTGMIAFPFACLFMAAIRYVKRMYVESKARPGEEAQRALVYGAGFLGGSLVSRMMKDPESPYYPVGLVDDDPSKKHLRLATVPVLGKLVDLPELVQRTRATVLVVAIADVEAKQVREISDLAEGLDLRVLVLPPLKDMLSKGDGAGLGDFRDVAVEDLIGRRPVDIHVDEVAGYLSGKKVLVTGAGGSIGSELCRQITAFNPGELIMVDRDETGLQLTQLSITGRGLLDGPDTVLADIRDPEALDRIFRERRPDVVFHAAALKHVSLLEQYPQEAWKTNIIGTANVLAAARKANVRHFVNISTDKAANPTTVLGHSKRVAEKLTAWMARATGERYVSVRFGNVIGSRGSMLPLFSEQIRQGGPVTVTDPEVTRFFMTIPEACQLVIQAGAIGRGGEVMILDMGEPVKILDVARRMIAMSGKDIEIVFTGLRQGEKLHEILVGTGEEDSRPLHPKISHAAVAVLDPDELDLTDWLRRCGIEPGSVPTDGAATDAGEIVRIPGARHPGAPGDAANEPGEPYSERRTG, from the coding sequence ATGAGGCAAAAACCTACGGACAACAGTCACCTTCCCAGGGAGGAAAAGCCCGTCCTGTGGCTCTGGTCGCAGTACATGCTGGACTCCCTGGCCTGGATCGTGTCCATCGGCCTCGCGCTGGTGCTCCGCTATGAACTCACTGTCGAGCAGATCAACCCGGGCGGACTGGCCGTCTTCTGCGGCGTAGCCGTCCTGACCCAGCTGATAGTCGGCTATTCGTTTGCCCTCTACCGCGGCCGCTACAGCTTCGGCAGTTTCCATGAGATGCGCCTGCTGGCGGTGGTGACGCTCATTGTCTCCGCCATCCTGGTCCTCGCAAGCGCCTTGTTCGGACTCGTGATCGATATCCCGCGCAGCACCGGAATGATCGCCTTCCCCTTCGCCTGCCTGTTTATGGCGGCAATCAGGTACGTCAAGCGGATGTACGTGGAGAGCAAGGCACGGCCGGGGGAAGAGGCCCAGCGTGCCCTTGTGTACGGCGCGGGATTCCTTGGCGGTTCCCTGGTGTCACGGATGATGAAGGACCCGGAGTCGCCGTACTACCCGGTTGGCCTGGTCGACGACGACCCGTCCAAGAAGCACCTGAGGCTGGCCACTGTTCCGGTGCTCGGCAAACTCGTAGACCTTCCCGAACTGGTGCAGCGGACCCGTGCCACGGTGCTGGTGGTGGCCATTGCCGATGTGGAAGCGAAGCAGGTCCGTGAGATTTCCGATCTCGCCGAAGGCCTGGACCTGCGCGTCCTGGTGCTTCCGCCGCTCAAGGACATGCTCTCGAAGGGCGACGGCGCCGGACTGGGCGACTTCCGCGACGTGGCGGTCGAAGACCTCATCGGGCGCCGGCCGGTCGACATCCATGTGGACGAAGTTGCCGGCTACCTGTCCGGGAAGAAGGTCCTCGTCACGGGTGCCGGCGGTTCCATCGGCTCCGAACTCTGCCGCCAGATCACCGCCTTCAATCCCGGCGAACTGATCATGGTGGACCGGGACGAGACCGGCCTGCAGCTGACCCAGCTCTCCATCACCGGCCGCGGCCTGCTGGACGGCCCGGACACGGTCCTGGCGGACATCCGCGACCCCGAAGCACTGGACCGTATCTTCCGCGAACGCCGCCCCGACGTCGTTTTCCACGCCGCCGCCCTGAAGCATGTCTCCCTGCTGGAGCAGTACCCGCAGGAAGCCTGGAAGACCAATATCATCGGCACCGCGAACGTGCTGGCCGCGGCCCGCAAGGCCAACGTGCGCCACTTCGTGAATATCTCCACCGATAAGGCAGCGAACCCCACCACGGTCCTCGGCCATTCCAAGCGCGTAGCCGAAAAGCTCACGGCCTGGATGGCCCGCGCCACCGGCGAGCGGTACGTGTCCGTGCGGTTCGGCAATGTAATCGGCAGCCGGGGCTCCATGCTGCCGCTCTTCAGCGAACAGATCCGGCAGGGCGGACCGGTCACCGTGACCGACCCGGAGGTGACCCGGTTCTTCATGACGATCCCCGAGGCCTGCCAGCTGGTGATCCAGGCCGGCGCGATCGGCCGCGGGGGAGAGGTGATGATCCTGGACATGGGCGAGCCCGTGAAGATCCTCGACGTCGCCCGCCGCATGATCGCGATGTCCGGCAAGGACATCGAAATTGTCTTCACCGGACTGCGCCAGGGCGAAAAGCTGCACGAGATCCTCGTCGGCACCGGGGAAGAGGACTCCCGTCCCCTGCATCCGAAGATCTCCCACGCCGCGGTTGCCGTGCTGGATCCCGATGAGCTGGACCTGACCGACTGGCTGCGGCGCTGCGGGATAGAACCCGGCAGCGTGCCGACGGACGGCGCCGCAACCGATGCCGGCGAGATTGTGCGCATTCCGGGTGCCCGCCATCCCGGCGCCCCCGGTGACGCGGCAAATGAGCCCGGGGAACCCTACAGCGAACGGCGGACCGGCTAA
- a CDS encoding glycosyltransferase, whose product MPDSVAVAAVTFDRPDDVKILLEALAAQSGNITSVALVDSGKSPVSEIAEASSAPVNYIRSSTNLGGAGGFSLAILSAMASGAEWIWIMDDDAHPEDPECVATLLAAAKERGLDVVLPLVVAPGAPDTLSFHFRLDGKLTHDRAEVAARGFLPNVGHFFNGALIRADVFYRVGLPDLRLFIRGDETDFMIRLRRAGIEFGTVTTVALTHPAAWAEVQPVLGDRMHVLVPETPFKQFYFYRNRGHLTRRYTRVKSFVADAVGYPIHFARTRDPRGFANWLRAYAAGMGGRRFGPPSDFGF is encoded by the coding sequence TTGCCGGACTCAGTGGCCGTAGCAGCAGTGACCTTCGACCGTCCGGACGATGTGAAGATCCTACTGGAGGCACTGGCCGCGCAGAGCGGCAACATCACGTCCGTGGCGCTCGTGGACTCCGGCAAGAGCCCGGTTTCGGAGATCGCCGAAGCGTCGTCGGCACCGGTTAATTACATCCGGTCAAGCACCAATCTGGGCGGAGCCGGCGGTTTTTCGCTCGCCATCCTTTCGGCCATGGCCTCCGGCGCCGAGTGGATCTGGATCATGGACGACGACGCCCATCCCGAAGATCCCGAATGCGTCGCCACCCTGTTGGCTGCAGCGAAGGAACGCGGCCTCGACGTCGTCCTGCCGCTCGTGGTTGCCCCGGGGGCGCCGGACACGCTGTCCTTCCACTTCCGCCTCGACGGGAAGCTCACCCATGACCGGGCCGAAGTAGCTGCCCGCGGCTTCCTGCCCAATGTGGGGCACTTCTTCAACGGCGCCCTGATCCGCGCGGATGTCTTCTACCGGGTGGGACTGCCGGACCTCCGCCTGTTTATCCGCGGCGACGAGACGGACTTCATGATCCGGCTGCGCCGGGCGGGCATCGAATTCGGCACGGTCACCACGGTGGCCCTGACGCATCCGGCAGCCTGGGCCGAAGTGCAGCCCGTCCTGGGCGACCGGATGCATGTCCTGGTCCCCGAGACGCCGTTCAAGCAGTTCTACTTCTACCGCAACCGGGGCCACCTCACCCGGCGCTACACGAGGGTGAAGTCCTTCGTGGCCGACGCCGTGGGATACCCCATCCACTTCGCTCGAACCCGGGATCCCCGCGGCTTCGCCAACTG
- a CDS encoding glycosyltransferase family 4 protein → MLLVLCAAAAFLASLLLPFLFIPLLRRLGVLDVPNERSSHTKAVIRGVGATTAAGVLAGLMLALLTGLVAVDRSVLAILIAVIGAASLLGWIEDWRGVSVRTRAATQLAIGLLGTAGLAWTMEQSWWWVPVGGLAIAAYINVANFMDGINGISGLHGLVVGTLYSISGVLSDHVWLTVTGAVVAAAFAAFLPWNLGRGQVFLGDVGSYLLGSSIAGIAVAAFLAGVYVEYLLFPIVIYLADTFTTLLRRMRRGERWYSAHRQHVYQRLTDAGLSHVQVSLVVTGCTVAVGVTGLLTAGAGAGATVAGVLFAVAVLAFYLASPRLFARRTVA, encoded by the coding sequence ATGCTGCTGGTGCTGTGCGCCGCTGCTGCTTTTCTGGCGAGCCTGCTGCTGCCCTTCCTTTTTATCCCCCTGCTGCGCCGGCTGGGTGTCCTCGATGTCCCCAATGAGCGGTCCTCGCACACCAAGGCAGTCATCCGCGGGGTGGGTGCAACCACTGCCGCCGGTGTCCTGGCCGGCCTCATGCTGGCGCTGCTGACGGGGCTGGTGGCCGTTGACCGTTCGGTGCTCGCCATTCTGATTGCCGTGATCGGCGCGGCATCGCTGCTGGGCTGGATCGAGGACTGGCGCGGCGTCTCCGTCCGGACCCGGGCGGCTACCCAGCTCGCCATCGGCCTGCTTGGAACGGCCGGACTGGCCTGGACCATGGAGCAAAGCTGGTGGTGGGTTCCCGTGGGCGGCCTTGCAATAGCGGCCTACATCAACGTCGCCAACTTCATGGACGGCATCAACGGAATCTCCGGGCTGCATGGACTGGTGGTGGGTACCCTGTACTCCATCAGCGGCGTGCTGTCGGACCACGTCTGGCTGACCGTTACGGGAGCAGTGGTGGCCGCGGCTTTTGCCGCCTTCCTGCCCTGGAACCTCGGCAGGGGACAGGTTTTCCTGGGCGACGTCGGCAGCTACCTGCTGGGGTCATCCATCGCCGGTATTGCCGTCGCCGCGTTCCTGGCCGGTGTCTACGTGGAATACCTGCTGTTCCCGATCGTTATCTATCTGGCGGACACCTTCACCACGCTCCTGCGCCGCATGCGTCGCGGGGAGCGGTGGTACTCGGCGCACCGCCAGCACGTCTACCAGCGGCTGACCGATGCCGGGCTGAGCCACGTTCAGGTGTCCCTGGTTGTCACCGGCTGCACCGTGGCCGTCGGAGTTACCGGGCTGCTCACTGCCGGTGCCGGTGCAGGTGCGACGGTAGCCGGGGTCCTCTTCGCCGTCGCGGTGCTGGCCTTCTACCTCGCGTCGCCGCGCCTGTTCGCCCGGCGGACAGTGGCCTGA